tttttcaTGTAATCttttttcacttatttattatttataaaatgccCTACATGTTCTGGAATAAAGCAAAGTTAAGAGTTCTTTTAAATTGAACACTGGGAATGAAACTAGTtgaaaaaatatcatttttataAAAACCACCCAATATTGGTAATATGATCTATGTACTACTTTCAAAATGAACCTAATTTTGAAGGTTAGATTTAAACAAATGCATAAATAATTTAGGTGAAATGGCTTAGCTTCAGTCCCATTAAACTTAGGCTCCTAAGTGCCTAAATAGcctgcaggaatgggattcAAGCACTTCAGGAAATTTTACTCAAACCATAATAGAGCCTTACAGCCATACAGCCATACTGCCCGCCACGCCGTGTAAGTGCTCTTTGCAAGACAGCAATTCTGCCAAGGAAGTGGCATTTAGTAtcaaattttaaattgttttatgtATTTCAATTGAGGCactttccatttttcctgtATGGATTGCGGGCATAACTGGAAATTGCGTTTCTGATGAAGAAGTCTTAGCGAGCTCCCTAGAAAATCGCTAAGCAAGTGCTCCGGAgagagcggcggggccgggcagtCTCCCGGAGCATCCGCCATGGGAGCCGAGCACCGGGCTCGTCTCGGGGGGCCGCAGGTTCGTTCGCGGGGTCCCACCCGGCCGCAGCCCCCGAGTCCGCGGGAGCCGCCTCCCCCCGCCCGCGGCGCCCCCGGGGCTCTGCCCGCGCTCACCCGCGGGGCGCGGGAGCCGCTTCCCGAGTTTCCCCGGCGCCGAGGGCATCCCGCCGCTCCGCGCcgtcccggtgccccccggcCGCCCGCGggcagcccccggcccggcgcggcgCCGCCAGCAGAGGGCTCGCTCCGCCCGGGAAGGCgcccggcggccccggcgccgcGGGCAGAGCGTCCGCAGCGGCCCGGGGCGGGCAGCGCGCCCCGCGCCCATGTGCGCGCCCGGGCAGGGCCCCCGGCGGCCGCGcagcgcgggccgggccgggagggcGCGGGCAGCCCGCGCAGCACCGGGACAGCCCGCGGAGCACCGGGCCGCGCTCctgcgcggggcgggcgggagaGGCCGCGCTCCGCGCCCACGAGGAGAGCGGCGGGGCGAGGCCGAGCCCGGAgccggcggccccggccccacGAGCGGGCGCCCGGCCGGGCGGAGCTGCCGGCGgctgccccgggcagggcagcaTCTCCCGGGGCGCGGCGGCTCGCGTGAGCGGCGGCGTGCGGAGGGCGGGGGGAGGCGGCGGCTCCCGCCTCAGCCTTCCCCAGCAGAGGGTGCCTGCCGGTGGGAAGGGGGAAGCCGCGCTCTCCTGGACTTTTGTGGGAGTGGGGGTTGTGTTGTGTGTGTGGGTTTTAAGGGGGGTGGGGTGGGTTAGGAGAGAGTCTGTGGTTTCCATGGAGATGAAGCTGAAAGTGCAGGAAATTTAAAGGCTTTGGGTCCTTGCAAAGCAGACAAACTGGTGCCAACGTGCgtggctgctgttgctgctgaggAGGCTGCTTTGCAAACGGCGGAGAGGAGCGGGGAGGAAGAACCGGCAGCTACTTCTTCCACACGCACGGGCAGACAACGAGGAGCGGCAGCAACAAGCAGAATTCGCAACAAAAAGAGGCATCTCCCGTTCCCGGGAAGGGcgagaagaagcagcagcagcagcagaattttggAGCGGCTTCACCAGGAGAAATTTTATAGAGAAGCCTGCAAGAGAAGAGTGTTTGCAGGGGGCTTGTTCTCCGCGCTTATCAGGGGGCTGTCTTTGCTGGTGGTGCGGCGAGTGGAGATCGTGATCCCCTTCAAAGACGAGCTATTTTGGATATCCCCGTACAAGTTTTCTGATGTATTTGCTTGCACCTTCTTGCCTTGCTGCTTGGTGAATCcagcccccctttccccctcccccccccaccGGTCTCCCAAGGATGGATCATTCCCAGTGCCTTGTGACTATATACGCCTTGGTGGTTCTGCTGGGTCTCCGGCTAGAGCAGGGCGCCTGCCAGCACTATCTGCACATCCGACCGGCTCCCAGCGACAACTTGCCCTTGGTGGATCTAATCGAGCACCCGGACCCTATCTTTGACCCCAAGGAGAAGGATCTTAACGAGACCTTGCTAAGGAACCTCATGGGCGGACACTTCGACCCCAACTTTATGGCTGTTTCTTTGCCCGAGGACCGGCTCGGAGTGGACGATCTAGCTGAGCTGGACTTGCTGCTCAGGCAAAGACCCTCGGGAGCGATGCCCAGCGAAATCAAAGGGCTGGAGTTCTACGACGGGCTGCAGCCGGGCAAGAAGCACAGGCTGAGCAAGAAGCTGCGCAGGAAGCTGCAGATGTGGCTTTGGTCCCAGACCTTCTGCCCGGTCCTATACACGTGGAACGATCTCGGCAGCCGCTTTTGGCCCCGGTATGTCAAAGTGGGCAGCTGCTACAGTAAAAGGTCTTGTTCAGTCCCCGAAGGCATGGTTTGCAAACCTGCCAAGTCCGTGCATTTAACGATCCTGAGGTGGAGGTGCCAGCGCCGGGGCGGGCAGAGATGCACATGGATACCCATCCAGTACCCCATCATTTCGGAGTGTAAGTGCTCTTGCTAGGGCTGGCACTTCCTTCGCGCCCCTTCTCCAGCGGACTCACGTGGACCTTTGctgcaacagaaataaaagacattTGCTTTCTGGTTAACGTTGTAATGCACTGTAACGTGTAGGAGAATGTAtattgtgtgtgtatatatggcACCGGTTTAATATACTATTAAAAGGTCAGTATTATACGTGAAATAATCAGCGTCTACTGTATTTTCAAGACTATTACCCTGATCGTTGCTAAtgtattcctttttttctttttttttctttttttttttttttttgtatttatattccAGAGAGAAGTTGCTTCGCTTTGGCGAAGTAGGTTTtttgttgggtgtttttttaataaaaggattaaaaaatacaaaccaaacTTTTTGATAAGAAAACTTTGataatattttccattattcGGAAAGCGTGtgtgtgagggtttttttctttttccttacggacttcagatttaaaataaaaatgaataaacgCCTAGAGCACAATGTTATTGTAAATAGAGAGAACAGTTCGAATGACTTAATCCTATGTAAATGAAGAGTATCTGCTATTTATTCTTTATATCCTTGTAGTAAAAGTGCAGTGCAGAATTAAAGTCAACCACTAAAACACGAGCCGTTTGgattctgtttgctttttggtTTGGCCGCCGTCGGGGGggctttcttctctctcctcctcgTTCTCCACGCTCAGCAGGACGTTTCGTGGTGGCAGGGGGAGGTGGGAACCTGCTCACGACTCTGTTAGAGGGGCTCTGCGGCACCCACACGGCCGGAGCGCCGCGGGCTGCGGCCCCGCGGGATGGGGGCGGCCGGCGGGGGGGTCCCTGCGCTCCGCTCCGCGCTGTCCCCGCGGAGCCGCTCCCGCGGCCGCGCAGCCCCGGCGAGCTCGGTGGCAGCTGCTcggggatttttcttttaaccGCTTGACATTTCATTTACAACGGGACACGTGTCTTTCACACCTACCATTGTGGTGGGACACTGCTGAAACTTGACCCCTGGGCTTTGGGGGGTTTCAGCGCAGACACGTTATTAGCCTGATCCTGTGACAGCCCCGCACACCGCCCGGACCGGCCCGGTTAACTCTTTGGGCTCCCGCCAGCGCCGGGCCATCGCCCCCGTGCCGGGCTGCCCGGGACTGCGGGGCTCGGGGACTGCACCCCGTCCCTCGAGCCTCCTCTCTATAGGCAGCCGGGCAGCACCGTGCCCGCAGCCGCGGGACAGCGAGCTCTGCCGCCGGGGAGCAGCGCCCCGTGCCGCCCGTGCTGCCGCGGGGtgcccgctcccgccgccgcccgctcccggcccgccccccggggccgcccccgcccgtTCCCCGCTGCCCGGTGCCCGCTGCCCGGTGCCCTCGGCGCTGCGGAACGGCCTGGCCCGTCCGCAGCTGTCCCGCGGCTCCTCGGGACCCGGCCCAATTAGGGACGTGTTTGACTTTTACGTGCTGGGAGAGCCGGCGGTTCGTATCTCATAGATACCAACTGCGAAAACAAACTCTCCACGTGTTCTTCAAAGGCTCCCTGACAGTGCAGAAAGCCTTTTCCTTATTTATCTTGGAGCCAAAAaacctcttcttcttctttttttttttttaatttctccttcaaAACTCGGAGGGAATCTATGCTAATCATTTAAAACCCATGGGTCTTTCATTGAGACGAGCCAGCCCTGCTTTCTCTAACGCTTAGTTCGGTATCTCCGAATGCATATTCATTCCCTCGCTCAGTCTCTCGGTGCGTTTTACCGCCCGTCTCTTTGCTCTAATTTCAATAGTTTTGGGAGGGGGGAAGAAAATCAGATCTTGGGACATTTAGGGTATTCATTAACCTAGTGAAGAGGAACAGAGGCATTATTACTCACATAGAAGGCACCCTGCCCCCATGTCTATCTAAGGGTTCATTGTAAAAGGATTAAAAGTTAAAGACCTTCATCTTATGATTCTTTCATTTAATCTTCGTGGCGCCTGAAAGACATGCTGGATGGATGatcacatttaaaatattcctaatGTCGGCTACCTTAGGACTCCAGGCAGGGCAAACAAACGTAATTTATTTCCAGAAGAAAGGGTATATTGAGATGTTTAAGTTTATGAACCACCATTACCATGTATATTTGTTAGGTTCTGACAAATACCCAAATAACATTAAAATCAGCCATTCATCACATATGAATTTATGCAAAACCTTGTATGCCTGGGGCCAATATTTTTTTAGACAGAGTttcacttgcaaaaaaaaaagtttatttaaaaaaaaaagcaagagttTTTCATGACTGGTAAACACGAGAATTATGTGAACAGAAACTATTTCATGCTGGGATGGCAGCCAGGGACTCGGGAATGTCAACAAAAGTTCTCCGAAGGTTGAAAATGTCACTGGATTACAATACAAGGTCCTTTGCCCCATTAGCAAACTTTGCTAAAGTAATATTCCCACTACTTAGCGAGGGGGCTCACCCAGTGATTTATCTGTCTGTGATCCCAGCAATGGGGCAGACAGGGACTTCATCTGGAAACCACCTCTGACTGCTGGCTTcaagatttaaaattttatatgcaTGCAGAGCTGAGTGTGTACTGGTGACTGTTATGTGAGTGTGAAAGAAGTGTGCTGTTAATGTAGTCTAAATATTTATCACCAGATCTGTCTTAATATTAATCCAAGGGTCATTGTCATCAGAGACTCATGTGTTACATACATGCCTTCTCAACCAGTAACACCCTGTTAATAAATTTATgagaatattttgggttttaaaaaatgaagtttcaCCATTCATAAGgcccatgatttttttttttttttaataaatagcT
This portion of the Zonotrichia leucophrys gambelii isolate GWCS_2022_RI chromosome 18, RI_Zleu_2.0, whole genome shotgun sequence genome encodes:
- the NOG gene encoding noggin; translated protein: MDHSQCLVTIYALVVLLGLRLEQGACQHYLHIRPAPSDNLPLVDLIEHPDPIFDPKEKDLNETLLRNLMGGHFDPNFMAVSLPEDRLGVDDLAELDLLLRQRPSGAMPSEIKGLEFYDGLQPGKKHRLSKKLRRKLQMWLWSQTFCPVLYTWNDLGSRFWPRYVKVGSCYSKRSCSVPEGMVCKPAKSVHLTILRWRCQRRGGQRCTWIPIQYPIISECKCSC